A part of Citrifermentans bremense genomic DNA contains:
- a CDS encoding Smr/MutS family protein — protein MKKKEKPKQKEKEFSASPFKALKSAALELRPEAKPQAPEPEKQQKPVSDLTDELLFLDAVAGVRPLRPAAVPTAKAKAHSAAKAEREEEEQRAFLQALEQLKLDVRFQDELAEQEPAQRQNPVNRLRQIRRGGIRIDLQLDLHGLTRDEALENLDRFVKGAYNRGQKGVLVITGKGNNSAGEPVLKSAVAGWLREKGKGMVSEFIQAPGDMGGSGAVVVFLKEKKAPEPEAQ, from the coding sequence ATGAAGAAGAAGGAAAAGCCGAAACAAAAGGAAAAGGAGTTCAGTGCCTCCCCCTTCAAGGCCTTGAAAAGCGCGGCACTCGAGTTGCGCCCGGAGGCAAAGCCCCAGGCGCCGGAGCCCGAAAAACAGCAGAAACCGGTCTCCGACCTGACAGACGAGCTCCTCTTCCTCGACGCGGTGGCCGGCGTGCGCCCCCTGCGCCCCGCCGCCGTTCCCACGGCCAAGGCCAAGGCTCACAGCGCCGCAAAGGCCGAGCGCGAGGAGGAAGAGCAGCGTGCCTTTCTGCAGGCCCTGGAGCAGCTCAAGCTCGACGTCCGTTTTCAGGACGAGCTGGCGGAGCAGGAGCCCGCGCAGCGTCAGAATCCTGTGAACCGGCTGCGGCAGATCAGACGCGGCGGGATCAGGATCGATCTGCAGCTTGACCTGCACGGCCTCACCCGTGACGAGGCCCTGGAGAACCTGGATCGCTTCGTCAAGGGTGCGTACAACCGTGGGCAAAAGGGGGTGCTGGTGATCACCGGCAAGGGGAACAACTCCGCAGGCGAGCCGGTGCTCAAATCCGCGGTGGCCGGCTGGCTCAGGGAGAAGGGGAAGGGGATGGTTTCCGAGTTCATCCAGGCCCCCGGCGACATGGGTGGAAGCGGAGCGGTCGTGGTCTTTCTCAAGGAAAAGAAGGCGCCGGAACCGGAGGCGCAGTAG